A window of Zingiber officinale cultivar Zhangliang chromosome 5A, Zo_v1.1, whole genome shotgun sequence contains these coding sequences:
- the LOC121979490 gene encoding probable myosin-binding protein 5: MSQKFKFGLVVDEDTDEIGGNSMNRKGTGVMPYKEHNNAKASSAFSQDCNEFRANQLPGEDQKYDEMPQAVHDPCLLEKSMKQTMLQGDKEVSRNEKIERILANPANPDVSASSDILNIDSDARGCLLFKDLDAHPENDDDLELQFAKDAAHIENVGPLKFTSNFKKTEDNESGRMEKDMYETPNYTDGIQGMSKKFLIGRIESVTESLDGSVANEFEGCDTLNMDELKAALKAKRKALSALYAEVDEERNAAVIAANQTKTMMTGFQEEKAAMQMEALQYQRMMEEQSEYDQEALQLLNELMIYHSSFIVNLCNVHKSKVICPLG; encoded by the exons ATgtctcaaaaatttaaatttggacTGGTAGTTGATGAAGATACAGATGAAATTGGAGGGAACTCAATGAACCGAAAAGGAACTGGAGTTATGCcatataaagaacacaataatgCAAAAGCAAGCAGTGCTTTCTCACAAGATTGCAATGAATTCAGGGCAAATCAACTACCAGGTGAAGACCAGAAGTATGATGAGATGCCACAGGCAGTTCATGATCCTTGTTTGCTGGAAAAATCTATGAAGCAAACAATGCTGCAAGGAGACAAGGAAGTTAGCAGAAATGAAAAGATTGAAAGGATCCTTGCAAACCCAGCAAACCCAGATGTTTCAGCTAGCAGTGACATTTTAAACATAGATTCAGATGCCAGGGGATGCCTTCTGTTCAAAGATTTGGATGCCCACCCAGAAAATGATGATGATTTAGAATTACAATTTGCTAAAGATGCTGCACACATTGAGAATGTTGGGCCCTTAAAGTTTACTTCAAACTTTAAGAAGACAGAAGATAATGAAAGTGGAAGAATGGAAAAAGATAT GTATGAGACACCAAATTATACTGATGGTATTCAAGGTATGAGTAAGAAGTTCCTGATTGGCAGAATAGAATCCGTGACAGAGTCCCTTGATGGGAGTGTTGCCAATGAGTTTGAAGGCTGTGATACATTGAATATGGATGAGCTTAAAGCTGCTCTAAAAgcaaaacgaaaggccctgagtGCATTGTATGCTGAAGTTGATGAAGAGAGAAATGCCGCTGTCATTGCTGCTAACCAAACTAAGACTATGATGACCGGGTTTCAAGAAGAGAAAGCTGCTATGCAGATGGAAGCATTGCAATATCAGCGAATGATGGAGGAACAATCAGAATACGACCAGGAAGCTTTACAGCTTCTCAATGAGCTCATGATCTATCACTCTAGCTTCATTGTCAACTTATGTAATGTACATAAATCGAAGGTAATCTGTCCTCTCGGATag